In the genome of Mugil cephalus isolate CIBA_MC_2020 chromosome 21, CIBA_Mcephalus_1.1, whole genome shotgun sequence, one region contains:
- the mcm9 gene encoding DNA helicase MCM9 isoform X1 yields the protein MMLISPEQEALIGRVFETYLTEHHHGDLLQHIADANEETHCPIIVNAMTLFEANMEVGDYFNAYPFDVLAIFDKVLQRKATELSDDTSSQYVERQRTKGQRMRHILHARITGLPVCPELTRETIPRSRDVGHFLSVTGTVIRTSVAKVLEYERDYMCARCRHVFTVQADFDQFYTFVPPVSCPNPDGCNSYKFSCLSGGSEPAVCRDYQEIKIQEQVQRLSVGSIPRSLVVVLEDDLVDCCKSGDDVTVYGVVCLRWKSFYDGTRCEVELVLKANNVEVNNQQAATALLMKDVEKEFEDFWNSNRHNPLAGRNQILLSLCPQVFGMYVIKLAVAMVLAGGVQRIDSSGTKIRGECHMLLVGDPGTGKSQFLKYAAKITSRSVLTAGIGSTSAGLTVAAVKDGGDWHLEAGALVLSDGGLCCIDEFNSIKEHDRISIHEAMEQQSISVAKAGIVCKLNTRTTILAATNPKGQYNPNEPLSVNVALASPLLSRFDLVLVLLDTKNAEWDRIISSFILEDRGLPAESSGLWSLEKMKAYFSLIKRLQPQVSEEANCILTRYYQLQRQSDGRNAARTTIRMLESLSRLAEAHAKLMYRETVTIEDAIIAVSVMECSMQGGALLGNVNTLLTSFPTDPDQQYQTQCQILLEGLNLPLLLQTEMNRLARSGLTSHTSGFSLFTRLKRNTSAASQHQIRGTDSINYDTSNLNSSVTVESGLNFFHSSTPSQSPDDMTVPIVTSTQANLRRKPNPICLDTSVITKHLNYETEEEDLTNTGRVLSHPLETITSFPKERNTNRVTNKNITEQRTQEEVIQSKRQKGEVQPESTGYVFQKVSKSLRKLNHRQCDEEGGQRHGKRVVYGDENVADDLDTLSDCHTSAPSSVANSQSHVLDQHGLSTVTDRTFDKKHRGGLCGTKTISATLQEKKAAEAETQTDPHAKLSGFMFKPRKMTTLSDTIGDSEKNFHNPEGGCKGERGSVVMTCLTSVDTDNIFSTNRDQVEKGSTVGRKKCNGTDNPHQHKINMGDGAQVDSFSKSDPIKCTVSSSTIAKLSRFSFTSTIKSTSSTVETRGEKSLLERNHFECLRANSKEETFCLRNPSSFEKKRNATVPMDKVRDVLDTLGEEHEHGTDSSSMPHCKTTDRTHAANHSNSVRILNDGPVNCQSTVSVKKRKCFELGPLPSTAGGGSEGLFSGRSLFGSTEVTNDLLDTDWDKEVSKKAKI from the exons ATGATGTTGATAAGCCCAGAGCAGGAGGCCCTGATTGGCCGGGTTTTTGAAACCTACCTGACAGAGCATCATCATGGTGACTTGCTGCAGCACATCGCAGATGCTAATGAAGAGACTCATTGCCCTATTATTGTTAATGCCATGACACTGTTTGAAGCCAATATGGAG GTGGGGGACTATTTCAACGCATATCCCTTTGATGTTCTGGCTATATTTGATAAAGTATTACAGAGAAAAGCCACAGAGTTATCGGATGACACCTCTTCCCAGTATGTTGAAAGGCAAAGGACAAAAGGGCAGAGGATGAGACACATTCTTCATGCCCGCATTACAG GTTTGCCAGTGTGTCCAGAGCTGACCAGAGAAACTATTCCAAGATCCAGAGATGTAGGACactttttgtctgtgactgGTACTGTTATACGCACCAGTGTTGCCAAG GTTCTGGAATATGAGCGTGATTATATGTGTGCCAGGTGTCGTCATGTTTTCACCGTACAGGCTGATTTTGACCAGTTTTATACCTTTGTCCCGCCGGTGAGCTGTCCTAACCCTGATGGCTGTAACTCGTACAAATTCAGCTGTCTCTCAGGAGGATCTGAGCCTGCAGTTTGCAGGGACTACCAGGAGATCAAGATCCAGGAGCAA GTGCAGAGGCTGTCAGTGGGCAGCATTCCCCGTTCTTTAGTGGTAGTTCTGGAGGATGATCTGGTTGACTGCTGTAAATCTG GAGATGATGTGACTGTTTATGGAGTGGTGTGTCTGCGCTGGAAGTCTTTTTATGATGGCACTCGCTGCGAAGTAGAGCTGGTCCTCAAAGCTAACAATGTAGAGGTAAACAACCAGCAGGCCGCCACTGCTCTTCTCATGAAGGATGTAGAGAAAGAATTTGAAGACTTCTGGAACAGCAACAGACACAATCCCCTGGCGG GTAGAAACCAGATCTTGTTGAGCCTTTGCCCACAGGTTTTTGGCATGTACGTGATTAAATTGGCTGTGGCCATGGTGTTGGCTGGAGGAGTGCAGAGAATAGACTCTTCTGGGACCAAGATCAGAG GTGAGTGCCACATGCTGCTGGTGGGTGATCCTGGCACAGGGAAGTCTCAGTTCCTGAAGTATGCAGCTAAAATCACATCACGCTCTGTGCTTACAGCTGGAATTGGATCAACAAGTGCAG GATTGACAGTAGCAGCAGTGAAGGATGGAGGTGACTGGCATCTGGAGGCAGGGGCTCTGGTCCTCTCGGATGGTGGTCTGTGCTGTATTGACGAATTCAACAGCATCAAGGAACACGATCGCATCAGCATCCATGAAGCTATGGAGCAACAGTCTATTAGTGTGGCCAAAGCTGG TATTGTGTGTAAGCTGAACACTCGAACTACCATCCTCGCTGCTACGAACCCCAAAGGCCAGTACAATCCCAACGAGCCACTGTCTGTGAACGTAGCCCTGGCCAGCCCTTTGCTGAGTCGTTTTGACCTGGTCCTAGTTCTACTGGACACCAAAAATGCAGAGTGGGACCGCATCATCTCCTCTTTCATACTGGAAGACAGAG GACTACCCGCTGAGTCTTCTGGTCTGTGGTCcttggagaaaatgaaagccTATTTCAGTCTGATCAAACGACTGCAGCCTCAGGTGTCTGAGGAGGCAAATTGCATCTTGACGCGTTATTACCAGCTACAAAGACAGAGTGATGGCCGCAACGCTGCGCGCACCACCATCCGTATGTTGGAGAGTCTGAGCAGACTGGCTGAAG CCCATGCCAAGCTCATGTATAGAGAGACAGTGACTATAGAGGATGCCATCATTGCTGTCTCTGTTATGGAATGCTCCATGCAG GGTGGcgctctgctgggaaatgtaAATACATTACTTACCTCATTCCCCACTGACCCTGATCAGCAGTATCAAACTCAGTGTCAGATACTGCTGGAAGGACTGAACCTACCTTTGCTCCTTCAGACTGAGATGAACAGACTGGCCAG ATCCGGACTAACATCACACACATCTGGATTTTCTTTGTTCACTAGACTAAAAAGGAACACATCAGCGGCTTCCCAGCATCAAATCAGAGGCACAGACTCCATCAACTATGACACCAGTAACTTGAACAGCTCTGTCACAGTAGAGAGTGGCTTGAACTTCTTTCACTCCTCCACTCCATCACAGTCACCAGATGATATGACCGTGCCCATTGTTACATCAACTCAAGCAAACCTTCGCAGGAAACCAAACCCCATTTGCTTGGATACATCTGTAATAACCAAACATCTGAACTATGAAACTGAGGAAGAGGATCTGACTAACACTGGTAGAGTTCTTTCACATCCTTTGGAAACTATTACCTCTTttccaaaagaaagaaacacaaacagagtgacaaataaaaacattacagaaCAGAGGACACAAGAGGAAGTCATCCAGTCTAAAAGACAGAAGGGTGAAGTGCAGCCAGAGTCAACGGGGTATGTGTTTCAGAAGGTTTCAAAGAGTCTGAGAAAGCTGAATCACCGGCAGTGTGATGAAGAGGGAGGACAAAGACACGGGAAGCGAGTGGTGTATGGAGATGAAAATGTGGCAGATGATTTAGATACATTATCAGATTGCCACACTAGTGCACCGTCATCAGTTGcaaacagccaatcacatgTCTTGGATCAGCATGGCCTGTCCACGGTCACTGATAGGACATTTGATAAGAAGCACAGGGGAGGCCTGTGTGGGACTAAAACAATTAGTGCtacactgcaggaaaaaaaggcagcCGAAGCTGAAACACAAACGGACCCGCATGCAAAGCTGTCAGGTTTTATGTTCAAACCGAGGAAAATGACAACTTTAAGTGACACTATTGGTGACTCAGAAAAGAATTTCCATAATCCAGAAGGTGGATGCAAGGGAGAGAGGGGATCTGTAGTCATGACTTGTTTGACATCAGTAGACACTGATAATATTTTTTCAACTAACAGAGACCAAGTGGAGAAAGGTAGCACTgttggtagaaaaaagtgtaatggTACAGATAATCCCCATCAACACAAAATCAACATGGGTGATGGCGCCCAAGTGGATTCCTTTTCCAAATCAGACCCAATCAAATGCACTGTATCTTCATCAACTATTGCTAAACTCTCAAGGTTCTCATTCACTTCCACAATCAAATCTACAAGTTCAACAGTCGAAactagaggggaaaaaagtctTCTTGAGCGCAACCATTTTGAATGTTTGAGAGCTAATTCAAAAGAGGAAACGTTTTGTTTACGCAACCCCAGTTCCTttgaaaagaagagaaatgcaACTGTTCCCATGGACAAAGTAAGGGATGTGCTAGACACATTGGGAGAGGAACATGAACATGGGACAGACTCGTCATCTATGCCACACTGCAAAACAACAGATCGTACTCATGCTGCAAACCACAGTAATAGTGTAAGAATATTGAATGATGGCCCAGTTAACTGTCAAAGTACTGTCAGCGTGAAGAAGAGAAAGTGTTTTGAACTGGGCCCTCTACCGTCTACTGCTGGTGGTGGCTCTGAGGGTTTGTTCTCTGGACGGTCTCTGTTTGGCTCTACCGAGGTTACTAATGATCTACTTGACACTGACTGGGACAAAGAGGTttcaaaaaaagccaaaatctGA
- the mcm9 gene encoding DNA helicase MCM9 isoform X2, whose translation MMLISPEQEALIGRVFETYLTEHHHGDLLQHIADANEETHCPIIVNAMTLFEANMEVGDYFNAYPFDVLAIFDKVLQRKATELSDDTSSQYVERQRTKGQRMRHILHARITGLPVCPELTRETIPRSRDVGHFLSVTGTVIRTSVAKVLEYERDYMCARCRHVFTVQADFDQFYTFVPPVSCPNPDGCNSYKFSCLSGGSEPAVCRDYQEIKIQEQVQRLSVGSIPRSLVVVLEDDLVDCCKSGDDVTVYGVVCLRWKSFYDGTRCEVELVLKANNVEVNNQQAATALLMKDVEKEFEDFWNSNRHNPLAGRNQILLSLCPQVFGMYVIKLAVAMVLAGGVQRIDSSGTKIRGECHMLLVGDPGTGKSQFLKYAAKITSRSVLTAGIGSTSAGLTVAAVKDGGDWHLEAGALVLSDGGLCCIDEFNSIKEHDRISIHEAMEQQSISVAKAGIVCKLNTRTTILAATNPKGQYNPNEPLSVNVALASPLLSRFDLVLVLLDTKNAEWDRIISSFILEDRGLPAESSGLWSLEKMKAYFSLIKRLQPQVSEEANCILTRYYQLQRQSDGRNAARTTIRMLESLSRLAEAHAKLMYRETVTIEDAIIAVSVMECSMQGGALLGNVNTLLTSFPTDPDQQYQTQCQILLEGLNLPLLLQTEMNRLARLKRNTSAASQHQIRGTDSINYDTSNLNSSVTVESGLNFFHSSTPSQSPDDMTVPIVTSTQANLRRKPNPICLDTSVITKHLNYETEEEDLTNTGRVLSHPLETITSFPKERNTNRVTNKNITEQRTQEEVIQSKRQKGEVQPESTGYVFQKVSKSLRKLNHRQCDEEGGQRHGKRVVYGDENVADDLDTLSDCHTSAPSSVANSQSHVLDQHGLSTVTDRTFDKKHRGGLCGTKTISATLQEKKAAEAETQTDPHAKLSGFMFKPRKMTTLSDTIGDSEKNFHNPEGGCKGERGSVVMTCLTSVDTDNIFSTNRDQVEKGSTVGRKKCNGTDNPHQHKINMGDGAQVDSFSKSDPIKCTVSSSTIAKLSRFSFTSTIKSTSSTVETRGEKSLLERNHFECLRANSKEETFCLRNPSSFEKKRNATVPMDKVRDVLDTLGEEHEHGTDSSSMPHCKTTDRTHAANHSNSVRILNDGPVNCQSTVSVKKRKCFELGPLPSTAGGGSEGLFSGRSLFGSTEVTNDLLDTDWDKEVSKKAKI comes from the exons ATGATGTTGATAAGCCCAGAGCAGGAGGCCCTGATTGGCCGGGTTTTTGAAACCTACCTGACAGAGCATCATCATGGTGACTTGCTGCAGCACATCGCAGATGCTAATGAAGAGACTCATTGCCCTATTATTGTTAATGCCATGACACTGTTTGAAGCCAATATGGAG GTGGGGGACTATTTCAACGCATATCCCTTTGATGTTCTGGCTATATTTGATAAAGTATTACAGAGAAAAGCCACAGAGTTATCGGATGACACCTCTTCCCAGTATGTTGAAAGGCAAAGGACAAAAGGGCAGAGGATGAGACACATTCTTCATGCCCGCATTACAG GTTTGCCAGTGTGTCCAGAGCTGACCAGAGAAACTATTCCAAGATCCAGAGATGTAGGACactttttgtctgtgactgGTACTGTTATACGCACCAGTGTTGCCAAG GTTCTGGAATATGAGCGTGATTATATGTGTGCCAGGTGTCGTCATGTTTTCACCGTACAGGCTGATTTTGACCAGTTTTATACCTTTGTCCCGCCGGTGAGCTGTCCTAACCCTGATGGCTGTAACTCGTACAAATTCAGCTGTCTCTCAGGAGGATCTGAGCCTGCAGTTTGCAGGGACTACCAGGAGATCAAGATCCAGGAGCAA GTGCAGAGGCTGTCAGTGGGCAGCATTCCCCGTTCTTTAGTGGTAGTTCTGGAGGATGATCTGGTTGACTGCTGTAAATCTG GAGATGATGTGACTGTTTATGGAGTGGTGTGTCTGCGCTGGAAGTCTTTTTATGATGGCACTCGCTGCGAAGTAGAGCTGGTCCTCAAAGCTAACAATGTAGAGGTAAACAACCAGCAGGCCGCCACTGCTCTTCTCATGAAGGATGTAGAGAAAGAATTTGAAGACTTCTGGAACAGCAACAGACACAATCCCCTGGCGG GTAGAAACCAGATCTTGTTGAGCCTTTGCCCACAGGTTTTTGGCATGTACGTGATTAAATTGGCTGTGGCCATGGTGTTGGCTGGAGGAGTGCAGAGAATAGACTCTTCTGGGACCAAGATCAGAG GTGAGTGCCACATGCTGCTGGTGGGTGATCCTGGCACAGGGAAGTCTCAGTTCCTGAAGTATGCAGCTAAAATCACATCACGCTCTGTGCTTACAGCTGGAATTGGATCAACAAGTGCAG GATTGACAGTAGCAGCAGTGAAGGATGGAGGTGACTGGCATCTGGAGGCAGGGGCTCTGGTCCTCTCGGATGGTGGTCTGTGCTGTATTGACGAATTCAACAGCATCAAGGAACACGATCGCATCAGCATCCATGAAGCTATGGAGCAACAGTCTATTAGTGTGGCCAAAGCTGG TATTGTGTGTAAGCTGAACACTCGAACTACCATCCTCGCTGCTACGAACCCCAAAGGCCAGTACAATCCCAACGAGCCACTGTCTGTGAACGTAGCCCTGGCCAGCCCTTTGCTGAGTCGTTTTGACCTGGTCCTAGTTCTACTGGACACCAAAAATGCAGAGTGGGACCGCATCATCTCCTCTTTCATACTGGAAGACAGAG GACTACCCGCTGAGTCTTCTGGTCTGTGGTCcttggagaaaatgaaagccTATTTCAGTCTGATCAAACGACTGCAGCCTCAGGTGTCTGAGGAGGCAAATTGCATCTTGACGCGTTATTACCAGCTACAAAGACAGAGTGATGGCCGCAACGCTGCGCGCACCACCATCCGTATGTTGGAGAGTCTGAGCAGACTGGCTGAAG CCCATGCCAAGCTCATGTATAGAGAGACAGTGACTATAGAGGATGCCATCATTGCTGTCTCTGTTATGGAATGCTCCATGCAG GGTGGcgctctgctgggaaatgtaAATACATTACTTACCTCATTCCCCACTGACCCTGATCAGCAGTATCAAACTCAGTGTCAGATACTGCTGGAAGGACTGAACCTACCTTTGCTCCTTCAGACTGAGATGAACAGACTGGCCAG ACTAAAAAGGAACACATCAGCGGCTTCCCAGCATCAAATCAGAGGCACAGACTCCATCAACTATGACACCAGTAACTTGAACAGCTCTGTCACAGTAGAGAGTGGCTTGAACTTCTTTCACTCCTCCACTCCATCACAGTCACCAGATGATATGACCGTGCCCATTGTTACATCAACTCAAGCAAACCTTCGCAGGAAACCAAACCCCATTTGCTTGGATACATCTGTAATAACCAAACATCTGAACTATGAAACTGAGGAAGAGGATCTGACTAACACTGGTAGAGTTCTTTCACATCCTTTGGAAACTATTACCTCTTttccaaaagaaagaaacacaaacagagtgacaaataaaaacattacagaaCAGAGGACACAAGAGGAAGTCATCCAGTCTAAAAGACAGAAGGGTGAAGTGCAGCCAGAGTCAACGGGGTATGTGTTTCAGAAGGTTTCAAAGAGTCTGAGAAAGCTGAATCACCGGCAGTGTGATGAAGAGGGAGGACAAAGACACGGGAAGCGAGTGGTGTATGGAGATGAAAATGTGGCAGATGATTTAGATACATTATCAGATTGCCACACTAGTGCACCGTCATCAGTTGcaaacagccaatcacatgTCTTGGATCAGCATGGCCTGTCCACGGTCACTGATAGGACATTTGATAAGAAGCACAGGGGAGGCCTGTGTGGGACTAAAACAATTAGTGCtacactgcaggaaaaaaaggcagcCGAAGCTGAAACACAAACGGACCCGCATGCAAAGCTGTCAGGTTTTATGTTCAAACCGAGGAAAATGACAACTTTAAGTGACACTATTGGTGACTCAGAAAAGAATTTCCATAATCCAGAAGGTGGATGCAAGGGAGAGAGGGGATCTGTAGTCATGACTTGTTTGACATCAGTAGACACTGATAATATTTTTTCAACTAACAGAGACCAAGTGGAGAAAGGTAGCACTgttggtagaaaaaagtgtaatggTACAGATAATCCCCATCAACACAAAATCAACATGGGTGATGGCGCCCAAGTGGATTCCTTTTCCAAATCAGACCCAATCAAATGCACTGTATCTTCATCAACTATTGCTAAACTCTCAAGGTTCTCATTCACTTCCACAATCAAATCTACAAGTTCAACAGTCGAAactagaggggaaaaaagtctTCTTGAGCGCAACCATTTTGAATGTTTGAGAGCTAATTCAAAAGAGGAAACGTTTTGTTTACGCAACCCCAGTTCCTttgaaaagaagagaaatgcaACTGTTCCCATGGACAAAGTAAGGGATGTGCTAGACACATTGGGAGAGGAACATGAACATGGGACAGACTCGTCATCTATGCCACACTGCAAAACAACAGATCGTACTCATGCTGCAAACCACAGTAATAGTGTAAGAATATTGAATGATGGCCCAGTTAACTGTCAAAGTACTGTCAGCGTGAAGAAGAGAAAGTGTTTTGAACTGGGCCCTCTACCGTCTACTGCTGGTGGTGGCTCTGAGGGTTTGTTCTCTGGACGGTCTCTGTTTGGCTCTACCGAGGTTACTAATGATCTACTTGACACTGACTGGGACAAAGAGGTttcaaaaaaagccaaaatctGA
- the LOC124998643 gene encoding gap junction Cx32.2 protein-like, translating into MGEWSFLSSLLDKVQSHSTVVGKVWLTVLFLFRVFILAAGIDKIWGDEQSNMYCNTHSPGCKTTCYDKSFPLSHTRFWVLQILIVSTPTLIYLGHVLLVIRKENKRRRRLEQKPGKSLWYSDERGKVELKGPLLASYIIQLAVKVMLEVAFIVGQYYIYGYIIMPSKIVCSEYPCTPAVHCFISRPKEKSIFIVFMLAMSVLSVLLNIVEFFHLMVSKIKESKRKRSTSNPPEVYQMKPCERATFC; encoded by the coding sequence ATGGGGGAGTGGTCATTCTTGTCTAGTCTGTTGGACAAAGTGCAATCGCACTCAACTGTGGTGGGCAAGGTCTGGCTGACCGTTCTCTTTCTCTTCCGGGTCTTCATTCTGGCTGCCGGAATAGATAAAATATGGGGAGATGAACAATCGAACATGTACTGTAACACCCACTCCCCTGGATGCAAAACCACTTGCTACGACAAATCCTTCCCTTTGTCCCACACACGCTTCTGGGTCCTCCAGATACTCATTGTCTCCACACCAACCCTCATCTATCTGGGCCACGTCTTGCTGGTGATCCGCAAAGAAAACAAACGGAGAAGACGCTTGGAGCAGAAGCCTGGTAAAAGTCTATGGTATTCAGACGAGCGTGGCAAAGTGGAGCTTAAGGGTCCCTTGCTTGCCAGCTACATTATTCAGTTGGCGGTCAAGGTTATGCTTGAGGTGGCATTTATTGTAGGACAGTACTACATCTATGGCTACATAATTATGCCTTCAAAAATTGTATGTTCCGAATATCCCTGTACGCCAGCAGTTCACTGCTTCATTAGTCGTCCCAAAGAGAAAAGCATCTTTATTGTCTTTATGTTGGCTATGTCGGTCCTATCTGTGCTCCTCAACATTGTAGAGTTCTTCCACCTAATGGTCTCAAAGATCaaggaaagcaaaagaaagagaagcacCTCAAACCCCCCAGAGGTCTATCAAATGAAACCATGTGAGAGGGCTACATTTTGTTGA
- the LOC124998653 gene encoding gap junction Cx32.2 protein-like, which translates to MGDWSYLSTLLDKVQSHSTIVGKIWMSVLFLFRIFVLGSAADKVWGDEVSEFSCDSREPGCEHACYNWRFPISYIHYWVLQITFVSTPTLVYLGHAVHIIHKEKRMKAMLPDGTVPKKQYTDERGKVKIKGILFCTYMTQLVFKIFLEVGFTVGQLYIFGFDFYVHFFHCKVSPCADFSGAQCYVSRPTEKAIFIIFMFAVSGISVLLNIVEIIYLLHNKRRDRSKKRHQQSVMSLQQYPSSTAWGAVNSRSFAQSPPSAQSLTGHCTDDIQSDSISKEKYT; encoded by the coding sequence ATGGGTGACTGGTCTTATCTGTCCACCCTGCTCGACAAGGTCCAGTCTCACTCCACCATTGTGGGGAAGATCTGGATGAGCGTCCTCTTCCTGTTCAGGATCTTTGTCCTGGGATCTGCCGCGGACAAAGTCTGGGGGGATGAAGTGTCAGAGTTCAGCTGCGACAGCAGGGAGCCGGGGTGTGAACATGCCTGCTACAACTGGAGGTTCCCGATATCCTACATTCATTACTGGGTTTTGCAAATCACCTTCGTGTCGACACCCACCCTGGTTTACCTGGGCCATGCTGTGCACATCAttcacaaagagaaaagaatgaagGCAATGCTGCCAGATGGAACTGTGCCGAAGAAACAGTACACTGATGAAAGAGGGAAGGTGAAGATAAAAGGAATTCTGTTTTGCACTTATATGACCCAGCTGGTGTTTAAGATCTTCCTGGAGGTGGGGTTCACTGTGGGCCAGTTGTACATCTTTGGTTTCGATTTCTATGTTCACTTCTTTCACTGTAAGGTGTCGCCTTGTGCAGATTTCAGTGGGGCACAATGTTACGTCTCACGTCCCACAGAGAAGGCAATCttcatcattttcatgtttgcaGTGTCAGGCATTTCAGTGCTTCTTAACATAGTTGAGATAATATACCTGCTCCATAACAAGAGGAGAGACAGGAGCAAGAAACGGCATCAACAGAGTGTGATGAGTCTACAGCAGTACCCATCCAGCACTGCTTGGGGGGCCGTGAACAGTAGAAGCTTCGCACAGTCTCCTCCATCAGCTCAAAGTCTGACAGGCCATTGCACTGATGATATCCAGAGTGATTCCATCAGTAAAGAGAAGTACACCTGA
- the LOC124998816 gene encoding gap junction alpha-1 protein: MGDWSALGRLLDKVQAYSTAGGKVWLSVLFIFRILVLGTAVESAWGDEQSAFKCNTQQPGCENVCYDKSFPISHVRFWVLQIIFVSTPTLLYLAHVFYLHRKEQKFNRKEEELKAVQNDGGDVDIPLKKIEMKKLKYGIEEHGKVKMKGALLRTYVVSIFFKSMFEVGFLVIQWYMYGFSLAAVYTCERSPCPHRVDCFLSRPTEKTVFIIFMLVVSLVSLLLNVIELFYVFFKRIKDRVKGKQQPTLYPSAGTLSPTPKDMSTTKYAYYNGCSSPTAPLSPMSPPGYKLATGERGTGSCRNYNKQANEQNWANYSTEQNRLGQNGGGSTISNSHAQAFDFPDDTHEHKKLSSSAGHELQPLALMDARPCSRASSRMSSRARPDDLDV, encoded by the coding sequence ATGGGTGACTGGAGTGCTCTGGGTCGTCTGCTGGACAAGGTCCAGGCCTACTCTACTGCTGGCGGGAAGGTCTGGCTGTCGgtcctcttcatcttcaggaTACTGGTGCTGGGTACAGCCGTGGAATCAGCTTGGGGAGATGAGCAGTCTGCCTTCAAATGTAACACCCAGCAGCCTGGTTGTGAGAACGTCTGCTACGACAAATCGTTCCCCATATCCCACGTTCGTTTCTGGGTACTCCAAATCATCTTCGTGTCAACGCCCACGCTTCTCTACCTTGCCCATGTTTTCTACCTGCATAGGAAAGAGCAGAAATTCaacagaaaggaggaggagctcaaAGCAGTGCAAAATGATGGAGGGGATGTTGACATCCCACTGAAAAAAATTGAGATGAAAAAGCTCAAGTATGGCATTGAGGAGCATGGCAAAGTGAAGATGAAGGGGGCCTTGTTAAGAACCTATGTAGTCAGCATTTTCTTCAAGTCAATGTTTGAGGTGGGATTCCTGGTAATCCAGTGGTACATGTATGGCTTCAGCTTGGCTGCTGTCTACACCTGCGAGAGGTCCCCGTGCCCACACAGGGTGGACTGTTTTCTGTCCCGTCCCACAGAGAAGACCGTGTTCATCATATTCATGTTGGTGGTCTCACTTGTGTCCCTGCTGCTCAATGTCATCGAGCTTTTCTATGTGTTCTTTAAGAGGATCAAAGATCGTGTGAAGGGCAAACAGCAGCCCACCCTCTACCCCAGTGCAGGCACCTTGAGCCCTACGCCTAAGGACATGTCCACTACAAAGTATGCCTACTACAACGGCTGCTCCTCCCCGACTGCTCCTCTCTCACCTATGTCACCTCCAGGCTACAAGCTCGCCACGGGGGAGCGGGGAACTGGCTCGTGTCGCAATTATAATAAGCAGGCCAATGAACAGAACTGGGCAAACTACTCCACGGAGCAGAACCGACTCGGCCAGAATGGTGGCGGAAGCACCATTTCAAACTCCCATGCGCAAGCCTTTGACTTCCCAGATGATACCCACGAGCACAAGAAACTGTCCTCATCAGCAGGACATGAGCTGCAGCCTCTGGCACTGATGGATGCCAGGCCATGCAGCCGGGCCAGCAGCCGAATGAGCAGCCGAGCCAGGCCGGACGACCTGGACGTGTAA